In Longimicrobium sp., a genomic segment contains:
- a CDS encoding FkbM family methyltransferase, with protein sequence MRLPIFAGPLRGRRWLPASRGKVLRILLGTYEPEQTRLFLQHVRRGGTVLDVGAHVGYYTLLSGVLVGPGGAVWAFEPNPANARFLREHVRVNALRHVHVEQAAVSDEEGTARFDFGTGSGTGHLAAEGEIEVRTLRLDDFCRQRGIRPDAVKIDVEGAEGAVLDGFAETVAAARPVIFLSTHGPEPHRRCVEWLRARGYTLEPIVGDSVESASELLCTPGPKG encoded by the coding sequence TTGCGACTGCCGATCTTCGCGGGGCCGCTGCGGGGGCGCCGGTGGCTGCCGGCCAGCCGCGGCAAGGTCCTCCGCATCCTGCTGGGCACCTACGAGCCCGAGCAGACCCGCCTTTTCCTGCAGCACGTCCGCCGCGGCGGCACCGTGCTGGACGTGGGCGCGCACGTGGGGTACTACACCCTGCTCTCGGGCGTCCTGGTGGGCCCCGGCGGCGCGGTGTGGGCCTTTGAGCCGAACCCGGCCAACGCCCGCTTCCTGCGCGAGCACGTGCGCGTGAACGCGCTCCGCCACGTGCACGTGGAGCAGGCCGCGGTGAGCGACGAGGAGGGCACCGCGCGCTTCGACTTCGGCACCGGGAGCGGTACCGGGCACCTGGCCGCGGAGGGGGAGATCGAGGTGCGCACGCTGCGCCTGGACGACTTCTGCCGCCAGCGAGGGATCCGTCCCGACGCGGTGAAGATCGACGTCGAAGGGGCCGAGGGGGCGGTGCTGGACGGATTCGCGGAGACGGTCGCAGCCGCGCGGCCGGTCATCTTTCTCTCCACCCACGGGCCGGAGCCGCACCGCCGCTGCGTGGAGTGGCTGCGGGCGCGCGGCTACACGCTGGAGCCCATTGTCGGCGATTCGGTGGAGAGCGCGTCCGAGCTCCTCTGCACGCCCGGCCCCAAGGGGTGA
- a CDS encoding zinc-ribbon domain-containing protein, which translates to MTMIACVDCGHSVSDAAPFCPACGRPISAARTYGPPAPYAGAPVPDRLAAERNNVQIGYVMMAVAFAVWPTMIVAGIIGMTKRDALRGTWLESHAEWLMNTLLVSVGLIVAGFFAFLMGMVLFFPFGFMMIFAAGLGSLAWHVYRLIRGWTLLSEGKPAVGILSPPKW; encoded by the coding sequence ATGACCATGATCGCGTGCGTGGACTGCGGGCACTCGGTGTCCGACGCGGCGCCGTTCTGTCCCGCGTGCGGGCGGCCCATCTCGGCGGCGCGGACGTACGGCCCGCCCGCGCCGTACGCCGGCGCGCCGGTGCCCGACCGGCTGGCCGCCGAGCGGAACAACGTGCAGATCGGCTACGTCATGATGGCCGTGGCGTTCGCCGTGTGGCCCACGATGATCGTGGCCGGCATCATCGGGATGACCAAGCGCGACGCGCTGCGCGGCACCTGGCTGGAATCCCACGCCGAGTGGCTGATGAACACCCTGCTCGTCTCGGTCGGGCTGATCGTGGCCGGGTTCTTCGCCTTCCTCATGGGAATGGTCCTGTTCTTCCCCTTCGGCTTCATGATGATCTTCGCCGCCGGGCTGGGCTCGCTCGCCTGGCACGTCTACCGCCTGATCCGCGGCTGGACGCTGCTGAGCGAGGGCAAGCCCGCCGTCGGCATCCTCTCCCCCCCGAAGTGGTAG
- a CDS encoding ROK family protein has protein sequence MTPGTAEKRWIVGVDLGGTNIVVGLIPIEGGEVMGLRTHPTDATRGAKFVVDRMVAMVEEAIESVTSGHGTTRDAVAGVGIGSPGPLDRKTGTVINTPNLGWRNFPLRDLMANALHLPCTLDNDANCATYGEWWTGAGRGTQTLVGLTLGTGIGGGIVLNGEIYHGCSDVAGEIGHMTIDSNGRRCKCGNYGCLEQYASGPAIATRAIEGLEAGAPSLLVDMVDGRLDDITAATVYEAVVEGDPYANEVMKDTAKFLGAGIASIINILNPEMVVIAGGVTRAGEHLFEPLRAEVRRRAFRSAQECCRIVSGQLPGTAGVVGAAAVFKKENYGHV, from the coding sequence ATGACCCCCGGCACCGCCGAGAAGCGCTGGATCGTGGGCGTGGACCTGGGCGGCACCAACATCGTCGTCGGCCTGATCCCCATCGAGGGCGGCGAGGTGATGGGGCTGCGCACGCACCCCACCGACGCCACCCGCGGCGCCAAGTTCGTGGTGGACCGCATGGTGGCCATGGTCGAGGAGGCGATCGAGTCCGTGACCTCCGGGCACGGCACCACCCGCGACGCCGTGGCCGGCGTGGGGATCGGCTCGCCCGGGCCGCTGGACCGCAAGACGGGAACGGTGATCAACACGCCCAACCTGGGGTGGCGCAACTTTCCGCTGCGCGACCTGATGGCCAACGCGCTGCACCTGCCCTGCACGCTGGACAACGACGCCAACTGCGCCACCTACGGCGAGTGGTGGACCGGCGCCGGGCGCGGAACGCAGACGCTGGTCGGCCTCACGCTGGGGACGGGGATCGGCGGCGGGATCGTGCTGAACGGCGAGATCTACCACGGCTGCAGCGACGTGGCCGGCGAGATCGGGCACATGACCATCGACAGCAACGGGCGGCGCTGCAAGTGCGGCAACTACGGGTGCCTGGAGCAGTACGCCAGCGGCCCGGCCATCGCCACGCGCGCCATCGAGGGGCTGGAGGCGGGCGCGCCCTCGCTGCTGGTGGACATGGTGGATGGCAGGCTGGACGACATCACCGCCGCCACGGTGTACGAGGCGGTGGTGGAGGGCGATCCGTACGCCAACGAGGTGATGAAGGACACGGCCAAGTTCCTGGGCGCGGGGATCGCCAGCATCATCAACATCCTGAACCCGGAGATGGTGGTGATCGCGGGCGGCGTGACCCGCGCGGGCGAGCACCTGTTCGAGCCGCTGCGCGCCGAGGTGCGCCGCCGCGCCTTCCGCAGCGCGCAGGAATGCTGCCGCATCGTCTCGGGCCAGCTCCCCGGCACCGCCGGCGTGGTCGGCGCCGCGGCGGTGTTCAAGAAGGAGAACTACGGGCACGTCTGA
- a CDS encoding glycosyltransferase: MRISVVLSTYNRPRDLERVLWGYAVQTDRAFQLVVADDGSGAETAALVDRMRGEANLDLLHVWHEDRGFRKTEILNRAIAAAAGDYLVFSDGDCIPRRDLVATHRALAAPGRFIAGGYLKLPAAVSDRITVDDVTSGRVSDLAWLRAQGWRPGRRALRLTGSRRIGRIFDALTPTSTEFHGNNASVWREALERVNGFEGEMGYGGLDKALGYRLRNAGVRGVQARHRAVCLHLHHERPYRDPQMLRRNRELLARLRAGGEHRARRGLAELAPDPTLRLNGEPAYQESV, encoded by the coding sequence ATGCGTATCTCCGTCGTCCTTTCCACCTACAACCGCCCGCGGGACCTGGAGCGCGTCCTCTGGGGATACGCCGTCCAGACCGACCGCGCCTTCCAGCTCGTCGTCGCCGACGACGGCTCGGGGGCGGAGACGGCGGCGCTGGTGGATCGGATGCGGGGGGAGGCGAATCTCGACCTCCTCCACGTCTGGCACGAGGACCGGGGCTTCCGGAAGACGGAGATCCTGAACCGCGCCATCGCCGCGGCGGCGGGGGACTACCTCGTCTTCAGCGACGGCGACTGCATCCCCCGCCGCGACCTGGTGGCGACGCACCGGGCGCTGGCGGCGCCGGGGCGATTCATCGCCGGCGGCTACCTGAAGCTTCCCGCCGCGGTGAGCGACCGCATCACCGTGGACGACGTGACGAGCGGGCGCGTCTCCGATCTCGCCTGGCTGCGCGCGCAGGGATGGCGGCCGGGGCGGCGGGCGCTGCGGCTCACCGGCTCGCGGCGCATCGGCCGCATCTTCGACGCGCTGACGCCGACCAGCACCGAGTTCCACGGCAACAACGCCTCGGTGTGGCGTGAGGCGCTGGAGCGGGTGAACGGCTTCGAGGGGGAGATGGGGTACGGCGGGCTGGACAAGGCGCTGGGCTACCGTCTCCGGAACGCCGGGGTGCGCGGCGTGCAGGCGCGCCACCGGGCCGTCTGCCTGCACCTGCACCACGAGCGCCCGTACCGCGACCCCCAGATGCTGCGCCGCAACCGCGAGCTCCTGGCCCGCTTGCGCGCCGGCGGCGAGCACCGCGCACGGCGCGGGCTGGCCGAGCTGGCGCCCGACCCCACCCTTCGCCTGAACGGCGAACCCGCATACCAGGAGAGCGTATGA